A single genomic interval of Saccharothrix saharensis harbors:
- a CDS encoding PLP-dependent aminotransferase family protein: protein MKPLSVDDLAGRLGRWSAGRGSLYLLLAARLRELIDEGSLPAGTALPPDRSLAAGLAVGRTTVIAAYDLLREEGRVTRRRGSGTWVSPGGRAAAARAETANPMFVNLLEPPDGVLQFACAGPMAPPARLVEAQRRAVDRLSGDDLGYHPSGHPALRAALAARYRDRGVPTTPAQVLVTTGAQQALALIARALVRPGDEVLVEAPTYPGALDLFREVGAVVRAAGDLAGALGRRTPALVYAMPAFRNPTGTSLSPLQRAHLVRAAGTVPLVFDEALADLDLTGAPAPAPEPGAIAVGSLSKVVWGGLRLGWVRADAALVARLARFKAVHDLGSSVLDQLAAVELLADHAAVRSERVTALRRQHDHLCARLREELPEWEFTPAEGGQTLWVRLPDVDAASFAQVALRHGVAVLPGGSLDPTGGSADRLRVPFTAAPPVISAAVAALAAAWRVFGAESTRRPLVPSMSV from the coding sequence ATGAAACCACTGTCGGTGGACGACCTGGCGGGGCGGCTCGGGCGCTGGTCGGCCGGCCGCGGCTCGCTGTACCTGCTGCTGGCCGCGCGGCTGCGCGAGCTGATCGACGAGGGGTCGTTGCCGGCGGGAACGGCACTGCCGCCGGACCGGTCGCTGGCCGCCGGTCTGGCCGTCGGCCGCACCACCGTGATCGCCGCGTACGACCTGCTGCGCGAGGAGGGCCGGGTGACCCGCCGGCGCGGCAGCGGCACGTGGGTGTCGCCGGGCGGGCGCGCGGCGGCGGCCCGGGCCGAGACCGCGAACCCGATGTTCGTGAACCTGCTGGAGCCGCCGGACGGCGTGCTCCAGTTCGCCTGCGCCGGGCCGATGGCGCCGCCCGCGCGGCTGGTCGAGGCGCAACGGCGGGCGGTGGACCGGCTGTCGGGCGATGACCTGGGCTACCACCCGTCCGGGCACCCGGCGCTGCGCGCGGCGCTCGCCGCCCGGTACCGCGACCGCGGCGTGCCGACGACACCGGCACAGGTCCTGGTCACGACCGGCGCGCAGCAGGCGTTGGCGCTGATCGCCCGCGCGCTGGTGCGGCCGGGTGACGAGGTGCTGGTGGAAGCGCCGACGTACCCCGGTGCGCTGGACCTGTTCCGGGAGGTCGGGGCGGTGGTGCGGGCGGCGGGCGACCTGGCGGGCGCGCTGGGTCGCCGCACACCGGCGCTCGTCTACGCGATGCCCGCGTTCCGCAACCCGACCGGCACGTCCCTGAGCCCGTTGCAGCGCGCCCACCTGGTGCGGGCGGCCGGGACCGTGCCGCTGGTGTTCGACGAGGCGCTGGCCGACCTGGACCTGACCGGTGCGCCCGCGCCGGCGCCCGAACCCGGGGCGATCGCGGTGGGGTCGTTGAGCAAGGTGGTGTGGGGCGGGTTGCGGCTCGGCTGGGTGCGGGCCGACGCGGCGCTCGTCGCGCGGTTGGCGCGGTTCAAGGCGGTGCACGACCTCGGCAGCTCGGTGCTCGACCAGCTGGCGGCGGTGGAGCTGCTGGCCGACCACGCCGCCGTGCGGTCGGAGCGCGTGACGGCGTTGCGCCGACAGCACGACCACTTGTGCGCGCGGCTGCGCGAGGAGCTGCCCGAGTGGGAGTTCACGCCCGCCGAGGGCGGCCAGACGCTGTGGGTGCGGCTGCCCGACGTGGACGCCGCGTCCTTCGCCCAGGTGGCGCTGCGGCACGGGGTGGCCGTGCTGCCCGGCGGGTCGCTGGACCCGACGGGCGGCAGCGCGGACCGGCTGCGGGTGCCGTTCACCGCCGCGCCACCGGTGATCAGCGCCGCCGTCGCCGCTCTCGCCGCCGCGTGGCGCGTGTTCGGCGCGGAGTCGACCCGCCGCCCGCTCGTGCCGTCGATGTCGGTCTAG
- a CDS encoding SGNH/GDSL hydrolase family protein, giving the protein MKRTTTAALTALLLLLPTAASAAPRATWVGAWATSPTTVPASDTTSFEDQTLRQVVHLGVGGSTVRVRLSNEFGTTPLVVGEARVARRSGAGSAIEPGSDRRLTFGGRPSATLPPGTPLLSDPVALSVAADSDLVISIHLPHRTPGNTVHAFPYQDGWVAAGNVTGRADITPTAVLGKWHFLTGVSVTGGKRASTVVAFGDSITDGAETTRGANRRWPDVLARRFQADRGLRHLGVVNEGISGNRLLHDPNPPAGHPAEGYAAYFGQAALRRFDRDVLAQPGVGHVVVLLGVNDLGHPGTSAPLSEKVTAQDIIGAHRQLIARAHAAGLRIHGGTITPFRDDTFGFFSPENEAARQAVNRWIRTSGEYDGVIDFDRAVRDPRQPDRLLAAYDSGDHLHPNDAGMAAMAAAVPLRLFR; this is encoded by the coding sequence GTGAAGCGCACCACGACGGCGGCGCTGACCGCCCTGCTGCTCCTGCTGCCGACCGCGGCGTCCGCGGCGCCGCGCGCCACCTGGGTCGGCGCGTGGGCGACCTCGCCCACCACCGTGCCCGCGTCGGACACCACGTCGTTCGAGGACCAGACGCTGCGCCAGGTCGTGCACCTCGGCGTCGGCGGCAGCACGGTCCGCGTGCGGCTGTCGAACGAGTTCGGCACCACGCCGCTGGTGGTCGGCGAGGCACGGGTGGCCCGGCGGTCGGGCGCGGGTTCGGCGATCGAGCCCGGCAGCGACCGGCGGCTGACGTTCGGCGGGCGGCCGTCGGCGACCCTGCCGCCCGGCACGCCACTGCTCAGCGACCCCGTGGCGCTGTCGGTGGCGGCCGACTCGGACCTGGTGATCAGCATCCACCTGCCGCACCGCACGCCCGGAAACACCGTGCACGCCTTCCCGTACCAGGACGGCTGGGTCGCGGCGGGCAACGTCACGGGCCGGGCGGACATCACCCCGACCGCCGTGCTCGGCAAGTGGCACTTCCTCACCGGCGTCAGCGTCACGGGCGGCAAGCGCGCCTCGACCGTGGTGGCATTCGGCGACTCCATCACCGACGGCGCGGAGACCACGCGCGGCGCGAACCGGCGCTGGCCCGACGTCCTCGCCCGCCGGTTCCAGGCCGACCGCGGCCTGCGGCACCTGGGCGTGGTCAACGAGGGCATCAGCGGCAACCGGCTGCTGCACGACCCCAACCCGCCGGCCGGTCACCCGGCGGAGGGCTACGCGGCGTACTTCGGGCAGGCCGCGCTGCGCCGCTTCGACCGCGACGTGCTGGCCCAGCCGGGCGTCGGGCACGTGGTCGTGCTGCTGGGCGTGAACGACCTCGGCCACCCCGGCACGAGCGCGCCGCTGTCGGAGAAGGTGACCGCGCAGGACATCATCGGCGCGCACCGGCAGCTCATCGCCCGCGCCCACGCGGCGGGCCTGCGCATCCACGGCGGCACGATCACGCCGTTCCGCGACGACACGTTCGGCTTCTTCAGCCCGGAGAACGAGGCCGCGCGCCAAGCGGTCAACCGGTGGATCCGCACCAGCGGCGAGTACGACGGCGTGATCGACTTCGACCGTGCCGTCCGCGACCCGCGGCAGCCGGACCGCCTGCTGGCCGCCTACGACAGCGGCGACCACCTCCACCCGAACGACGCGGGCATGGCCGCGATGGCCGCCGCCGTGCCGCTGCGCCTGTTCCGGTGA
- the kdgD gene encoding 5-dehydro-4-deoxyglucarate dehydratase has protein sequence MTNPAALADRLASGLLSFPVTHFDADLGFDEARYREHLAWQASFDVAGLFAAGGTGEGFSMTPDEVDRVVRAAVDEVGGKVPVIAPATGATAVSVAQARAAEAAGASGVLLFPPYLTEAGRRGLVEHVSAVCRATGLGVIAYSRANAVLTDATVAELADRNPNLIGLKDGVGDVEQLTRTYARVGDRLIYIGGLPTAETFALPLLQLGATTYSSALFNFVPAFALRFYAAVRAQDRTAVYGMLRDFVIPYLDIRDRDRGYAVSIVKAGLTAVGRDGGPVRPPLSDLTDDERARLTALVRRVA, from the coding sequence GTGACGAACCCCGCCGCTCTGGCCGACCGACTCGCCTCCGGGTTGCTCTCCTTCCCGGTCACCCACTTCGACGCCGACCTGGGGTTCGACGAGGCCCGCTACCGCGAGCACCTGGCCTGGCAGGCGAGCTTCGACGTGGCCGGCCTGTTCGCCGCGGGCGGCACCGGCGAGGGCTTCTCGATGACGCCCGACGAGGTGGACCGGGTCGTGCGCGCCGCCGTCGACGAGGTGGGCGGCAAGGTGCCCGTGATCGCGCCGGCGACCGGTGCCACCGCCGTGTCGGTGGCGCAGGCGCGGGCCGCCGAGGCCGCGGGCGCGTCCGGCGTGCTGCTGTTCCCGCCCTACCTCACCGAGGCCGGCCGGCGCGGCCTGGTCGAGCACGTCTCCGCGGTGTGCCGGGCCACCGGTCTGGGCGTGATCGCCTACAGCCGGGCCAACGCCGTGCTGACCGACGCGACCGTGGCCGAGCTGGCCGACCGCAACCCCAACCTGATCGGCCTCAAGGACGGCGTCGGCGACGTCGAGCAGCTGACCCGCACCTACGCCCGCGTCGGCGACCGGCTGATCTACATCGGCGGCCTGCCGACCGCGGAGACGTTCGCCCTGCCGCTGCTCCAGCTCGGCGCGACCACGTACTCCTCGGCGCTGTTCAACTTCGTGCCCGCGTTCGCGCTGCGGTTCTACGCCGCCGTCCGCGCGCAGGACCGGACCGCCGTGTACGGGATGCTGCGCGACTTCGTCATCCCCTACCTGGACATCCGCGACCGCGACCGCGGCTACGCGGTGTCGATCGTCAAGGCAGGCCTGACCGCCGTGGGTCGGGACGGCGGCCCGGTGCGCCCGCCGTTGAGCGACCTGACCGACGACGAGCGGGCCCGGCTCACCGCCCTGGTCCGGCGCGTCGCCTGA
- a CDS encoding alpha/beta fold hydrolase — translation MRLVIALVVAAVAVAPPAAASADHPAPVNVCLASVPETDPLEPGPVDICVSVFKPAAASRDNRVPVLLHSHGWGGSRTSAPGSFRRYLDAGFGVVSIDQRGFGESGGKAHVEDPAFEGEDVIRVIDHVATLDWVRHNGPNDPVLGAVGGSYGGGYQFAGAFTEVMKTGRTRFDALAPQITWHSLNDSLAPREVVRTTWVTALYAAALDAHTSTLHAGYAEGLLTGDWPTTMDEFFRDNGPGYHVAAGRRLDIPVLLHQGISDNLFPLDQAIDNFDRALTPRARANSLLIGYNGGHALPSTLPLGYAVAGDACSAAFGGYDELELRFLAENLQGAPRTITGHGRYHLMTADGRCVTTDSVAPTTTAALPDILTTAGVGLPQAVKIADGPLTIAGSPRLNALVSTLGLDSRAFFALSVGTSALDAKVIQNNVLPHREKSLNLGSRRTVELPAVAATVPAGQSLYLTVTPLSDMFLLHGSRLPGAMLLRDVTVDLPVRG, via the coding sequence ATGCGCCTCGTGATCGCCCTCGTGGTGGCGGCTGTCGCCGTCGCCCCTCCCGCCGCCGCGAGCGCCGATCACCCCGCGCCGGTGAACGTCTGCCTCGCGAGCGTGCCGGAGACCGACCCGCTGGAGCCGGGGCCGGTCGACATCTGCGTCAGCGTGTTCAAGCCCGCCGCCGCGTCACGCGACAACCGCGTGCCCGTGCTGCTGCACAGCCACGGCTGGGGTGGCAGCCGCACGTCCGCGCCCGGCTCGTTCCGGCGGTACCTGGACGCGGGCTTCGGCGTGGTCAGCATCGACCAGCGCGGGTTCGGCGAGAGCGGCGGCAAGGCGCACGTGGAGGACCCGGCGTTCGAGGGTGAGGACGTCATCCGGGTGATCGACCACGTCGCCACGCTGGACTGGGTCCGCCACAACGGCCCGAACGACCCCGTCCTCGGCGCGGTCGGCGGCTCCTACGGCGGCGGGTACCAGTTCGCCGGGGCGTTCACCGAGGTCATGAAGACCGGCCGGACCCGGTTCGACGCGCTCGCGCCGCAGATCACGTGGCACTCGCTCAACGACAGCCTCGCCCCGCGCGAGGTCGTCCGCACCACCTGGGTCACCGCCCTCTACGCCGCCGCGCTCGACGCGCACACCTCCACGCTGCACGCCGGTTACGCCGAAGGCCTGCTCACCGGCGACTGGCCCACGACGATGGACGAGTTCTTCCGCGACAACGGCCCCGGCTACCACGTCGCCGCCGGACGCCGACTGGACATCCCAGTGCTGCTGCACCAGGGCATCAGCGACAACCTGTTCCCGCTCGACCAGGCCATCGACAACTTCGACCGCGCCCTGACCCCGCGCGCCCGTGCCAACAGCCTGCTCATCGGCTACAACGGCGGCCACGCGCTGCCCAGCACCCTGCCCCTCGGGTACGCCGTCGCGGGTGACGCGTGCTCGGCGGCCTTCGGCGGGTACGACGAGCTCGAACTGCGGTTCCTGGCCGAGAACCTGCAAGGCGCGCCCCGCACCATCACCGGCCACGGCCGCTACCACCTGATGACCGCCGACGGCCGCTGCGTCACCACCGACTCCGTCGCGCCCACCACCACCGCCGCGCTGCCCGACATCCTCACCACCGCCGGCGTCGGCCTGCCCCAAGCGGTCAAGATCGCCGACGGCCCTCTCACGATCGCCGGCTCGCCCAGGCTCAACGCCCTCGTCAGCACCCTCGGCCTGGACAGCCGCGCGTTCTTCGCCCTCAGCGTCGGCACCTCGGCCCTGGACGCCAAGGTCATCCAGAACAACGTCCTGCCGCACCGCGAGAAGAGCCTCAACCTCGGCTCCCGCCGCACCGTCGAACTGCCCGCCGTCGCCGCCACCGTCCCCGCCGGCCAGTCGCTGTACCTCACGGTCACCCCGCTCTCCGACATGTTCCTGCTGCACGGCAGCCGCCTGCCAGGCGCGATGCTGCTGCGCGACGTCACCGTGGACCTCCCCGTCCGCGGCTAG
- a CDS encoding polysaccharide deacetylase family protein, with amino-acid sequence MLLTTGLVLGLSSAPAGAADDPVIVDSTKHGGRTVAFTFDDGPNPADTPRLLDVLRRHHVKAVFCLWGDYVEANPGLVRRIVAGGHTLCNHGMHHDDMGEWTPEQIAADLRQTSAAIHRAAPGVPIRYFRAPYGSWGQTPRVAARLGMTSLGWKLAIGDWEPPGVDELVRRVKDGLTEGAVVLMHDGPNERGQTVDAVARLIPELRADGWRFDRPARR; translated from the coding sequence GTGTTGTTGACCACTGGGCTGGTGCTCGGCCTGAGTTCGGCGCCGGCGGGCGCGGCGGACGACCCGGTGATCGTCGACTCCACCAAGCACGGTGGCCGCACGGTCGCGTTCACCTTCGACGACGGCCCCAACCCGGCCGACACGCCGCGCCTGCTCGACGTCCTGCGCCGCCACCACGTCAAGGCCGTGTTCTGCCTGTGGGGCGACTACGTCGAGGCCAACCCGGGGCTGGTGCGCAGGATCGTCGCCGGCGGGCACACCCTGTGCAACCACGGCATGCACCACGACGACATGGGCGAGTGGACGCCCGAGCAGATCGCGGCGGACCTGCGGCAGACCAGCGCCGCCATCCACCGCGCCGCGCCGGGCGTGCCGATCCGCTACTTCCGCGCGCCCTACGGCAGCTGGGGGCAGACCCCGCGGGTCGCGGCCAGGCTGGGGATGACGTCGCTGGGCTGGAAGCTCGCCATCGGCGACTGGGAGCCGCCGGGCGTGGACGAGCTGGTGCGCCGGGTGAAGGACGGCCTCACCGAGGGCGCGGTGGTGCTGATGCACGACGGCCCGAACGAGCGCGGCCAGACCGTGGACGCGGTGGCCAGGCTCATCCCCGAACTGCGCGCCGACGGCTGGCGCTTCGACCGTCCCGCCCGCCGGTGA
- a CDS encoding alpha/beta fold hydrolase, with amino-acid sequence MTGHNNPTVVLVHGAFADGSSWARVIELLRARGVEALAVSNPLRGLAHDGDYVASVAGQVDGPVVLVGHSYGGPVITHAATKAANVKALVYVASFGVDKGQSALSSVESFPPVELNTSLVPQQFPDGDDTDTEFTIRRDAFPSVFAADLPDDVTATAAVSQRPIAARALAEPLSVEPAWKSLPSWFVVATADNAIHPDSQRAAAGRLGSTTVEVDASHAVALSRPTEVADHILAALTSLS; translated from the coding sequence ATGACCGGCCACAACAACCCCACCGTCGTCCTGGTGCACGGCGCGTTCGCCGACGGCTCGAGCTGGGCCCGGGTGATCGAACTGCTGCGGGCGCGGGGCGTGGAGGCGCTCGCGGTGAGCAACCCGTTGCGCGGGCTCGCCCACGACGGCGACTACGTGGCGAGCGTGGCCGGCCAGGTCGACGGGCCGGTGGTGCTCGTCGGCCACTCGTACGGCGGCCCGGTGATCACGCACGCGGCCACGAAGGCGGCGAACGTCAAGGCGCTCGTGTACGTGGCGTCGTTCGGCGTCGACAAGGGTCAGAGCGCGCTGAGCTCGGTGGAGAGCTTCCCGCCGGTCGAGCTGAACACGTCCCTGGTGCCGCAGCAGTTCCCGGACGGCGACGACACCGACACCGAGTTCACGATCCGTCGTGACGCGTTCCCGAGCGTGTTCGCCGCGGACCTGCCGGACGACGTCACCGCCACCGCCGCGGTCAGCCAGCGCCCGATCGCGGCCCGCGCGCTGGCCGAGCCGCTGTCCGTCGAGCCCGCGTGGAAGTCCCTGCCGTCGTGGTTCGTGGTGGCGACCGCCGACAACGCCATCCACCCGGACTCGCAGCGCGCCGCCGCCGGCCGCCTGGGCTCCACCACCGTGGAGGTCGACGCCTCGCACGCCGTCGCCCTCTCCCGCCCGACCGAGGTCGCCGACCACATCCTCGCCGCCCTCACCTCCCTCTCCTGA
- a CDS encoding LysR family transcriptional regulator: protein MAFTLEQLRGFVAVAEELHFSRAAARLAMTQPPLSRQVQKLERAVGAQLLVRDNRRVTLTAAGEVFLVEARRLLSLADTAPELARRVSSGSSGVVRVGFTAAATYGVLGRLLDELAGHLPDVDVELAELVTREQVAALVNEEIDLGLGRPPFDDSTFGSRLLHREGLLVAVPGGHPLTALGRDATAADVVRERVIMHSPTDARYFYDLVVRTVPVAPEHTVHTVGQVLTMLWLVAAGRGVAFVPESAARLRIDGVEFVRLETAVARPVELHLVWLRGSANPALWRTLSVLEGYPPFE from the coding sequence ATGGCGTTCACGCTGGAGCAGCTACGGGGTTTCGTAGCCGTCGCCGAGGAGTTGCACTTCAGCCGTGCCGCCGCCCGGCTGGCGATGACGCAGCCGCCGCTGAGCAGGCAGGTCCAGAAGCTGGAACGGGCGGTCGGCGCGCAGCTGCTGGTCCGGGACAACCGCCGGGTCACGCTCACCGCGGCGGGCGAGGTGTTCCTGGTCGAGGCGCGGCGGCTGCTGTCGCTGGCCGACACCGCGCCCGAGCTGGCCCGGCGGGTGTCCTCGGGGTCCAGCGGTGTGGTGCGCGTCGGGTTCACCGCCGCGGCGACGTACGGAGTCCTCGGCCGGCTGCTGGACGAGCTGGCCGGGCACCTGCCCGACGTCGACGTGGAGCTGGCCGAGCTGGTGACCCGCGAGCAGGTCGCCGCGCTGGTGAACGAGGAGATCGACCTGGGGCTGGGCCGGCCGCCGTTCGACGACTCGACGTTCGGCTCCCGGCTGCTGCACCGGGAAGGGCTGCTGGTCGCCGTGCCCGGTGGTCACCCGCTGACGGCGCTCGGGCGGGACGCGACCGCCGCGGACGTGGTCCGCGAGCGCGTGATCATGCACTCGCCCACCGACGCGCGGTACTTCTACGACCTGGTCGTGCGGACCGTGCCGGTGGCGCCGGAGCACACCGTGCACACGGTCGGCCAGGTGCTGACCATGCTCTGGCTGGTGGCGGCGGGTCGCGGGGTCGCGTTCGTGCCGGAGTCGGCGGCGCGGCTGCGCATCGACGGCGTCGAGTTCGTCCGGCTGGAGACCGCGGTGGCCCGGCCGGTGGAGCTGCACCTGGTGTGGTTGCGCGGGTCGGCGAACCCGGCGCTGTGGCGGACGTTGAGCGTCCTGGAGGGTTATCCGCCGTTCGAGTGA
- a CDS encoding inositol monophosphatase family protein: protein MSFFDGPPIDRDQVDFAVSLAERAGRLARDRFFGGDTAASLKADGSEVTAADRAVEEFVRAELARHAPDDEVHGEEGGTTAGTSGRRWVVDPIDGTYYFARGVPLFTTTLALEDEHGPAIGVIHEPVARRTVFAGRHRGCRLAAGGPATPVRVNGQDRVGGAVTGVANLGTWSEELLLALHRRVFLFAGGDVVGLVTGHVDAFVVAGAPMGYEDLAPLPVIVHEAGGRVTDLDGDPVLTGNGTVLATNGVLHDALLDVTRGLPHARDWQALRATDPR, encoded by the coding sequence GTGAGCTTCTTCGACGGTCCGCCAATCGACCGGGACCAGGTGGACTTCGCCGTCAGCCTGGCCGAACGAGCCGGCCGGCTGGCCCGCGACCGGTTCTTCGGCGGTGACACGGCTGCCTCGCTCAAGGCGGACGGCAGCGAGGTCACCGCCGCCGACCGGGCCGTCGAGGAGTTCGTCCGCGCGGAACTCGCCCGGCACGCGCCCGACGACGAGGTCCACGGCGAGGAGGGCGGCACCACCGCCGGCACCTCGGGTCGGCGCTGGGTGGTCGACCCGATCGACGGCACCTACTACTTCGCCCGCGGTGTCCCGCTGTTCACCACGACCCTCGCCCTCGAGGACGAACACGGTCCGGCCATCGGCGTGATCCACGAACCGGTCGCCCGCAGGACCGTGTTCGCCGGTCGACACCGCGGCTGTCGGTTGGCGGCCGGCGGACCCGCGACACCCGTGCGGGTGAACGGCCAGGACCGGGTCGGTGGCGCCGTGACCGGCGTGGCCAACCTCGGCACGTGGTCGGAGGAATTGCTGCTGGCGCTGCACCGCAGGGTCTTCCTGTTCGCCGGCGGTGACGTCGTCGGCCTGGTCACCGGGCACGTCGACGCGTTCGTGGTCGCCGGGGCGCCGATGGGCTACGAAGACCTCGCCCCGCTGCCGGTCATCGTGCACGAGGCCGGCGGGCGCGTCACGGACCTCGACGGCGACCCCGTGCTCACCGGCAACGGCACGGTGCTCGCCACCAACGGCGTGCTGCACGACGCCCTGCTCGACGTGACGCGCGGCCTCCCGCACGCCCGGGACTGGCAGGCGCTGCGCGCGACCGATCCCCGATGA
- a CDS encoding endonuclease/exonuclease/phosphatase family protein, whose translation MGRPRSRRAASAVLAVLLLCGPVTPPATAATAFKVLQLNLCNSGVAGCYQDGQAVGEAVTMIQRRLPDVVSVNEVCQSDLPRLTAAVGATAGYRFAFARRKTTGANIECTDGRGAYGSGIIVKEGIRSSGHGVYTAQDSGTEVRAWACALSEVRAFTACTTHLSTTATTALAQCEELVPSIVLAHDPTGSATTRHVVAGDLNLRYSPGSATSAQNCVPSGWFRKGDGDVQHVIARALTFVSTQTYAMYRTDHPAFVVNYTF comes from the coding sequence ATGGGCCGTCCTCGTTCCCGCCGGGCCGCAAGCGCCGTCCTGGCCGTCCTCCTGCTCTGCGGGCCGGTGACGCCGCCCGCCACCGCCGCCACCGCGTTCAAGGTGCTCCAGCTGAACCTCTGCAACAGCGGGGTGGCCGGCTGCTACCAGGACGGGCAGGCCGTGGGCGAGGCCGTGACGATGATCCAGCGCCGCCTGCCGGACGTGGTGTCGGTGAACGAGGTGTGCCAGTCCGACCTGCCCCGGCTGACCGCCGCCGTGGGCGCGACGGCCGGGTACCGGTTCGCGTTCGCCCGCCGGAAGACCACGGGCGCGAACATCGAGTGCACCGACGGCCGGGGCGCGTACGGCAGCGGGATCATCGTCAAGGAGGGCATCCGGTCCAGCGGCCACGGGGTCTACACCGCGCAGGACAGCGGCACCGAGGTCCGGGCCTGGGCGTGCGCGCTGAGCGAGGTGCGCGCCTTCACCGCCTGCACCACGCACCTGAGCACGACCGCCACGACGGCGCTGGCGCAGTGCGAGGAGCTCGTGCCCTCGATCGTGCTGGCCCACGACCCGACCGGCTCCGCCACCACCCGGCACGTCGTGGCGGGCGACCTGAACCTCAGGTACAGCCCGGGTTCGGCGACCAGCGCGCAGAACTGCGTGCCGTCGGGCTGGTTCCGCAAGGGCGACGGCGACGTGCAGCACGTCATCGCCCGCGCGCTGACGTTCGTGTCGACGCAGACGTACGCGATGTACCGCACGGACCACCCGGCGTTCGTGGTGAACTACACGTTCTGA
- a CDS encoding heavy-metal-associated domain-containing protein, which yields MSDRNGALSDPEQQAGLEFVVKGMTCEGCAATVTNAARRVSGVTRVKLDLDAATLRVVGSADVEAITAAVKDAGYVLERA from the coding sequence ATGTCCGACAGGAATGGCGCGCTGTCCGACCCCGAGCAGCAGGCCGGGCTCGAGTTCGTGGTCAAGGGCATGACCTGCGAGGGGTGTGCGGCCACCGTGACCAACGCGGCCCGCCGCGTGTCCGGTGTCACCCGGGTCAAGCTCGACCTCGACGCCGCCACGCTGCGCGTGGTGGGCTCGGCCGACGTGGAGGCGATCACCGCGGCGGTCAAGGACGCGGGCTACGTCCTCGAACGCGCGTGA
- a CDS encoding L-talarate/galactarate dehydratase — protein sequence MSAVSDRIRSITLSSVALPLPTGISDAKVSTGRQRPMTEVALLFAEIRTEGGLEGVGFSYSKRAGGPAQFAHAREVAPDLIGEDPNDIGRLWTKLVWAGASVGRSGAATQALAAFDVALWDVKAKRADLPLAKLLGAHRDSVRCYDTSGGFLHETVGRIKDNATRALESGVGGIKIKVGLPDRAQDLRRVAAVREHLGDGVPLMVDANQQWDRPTAMRVGRALEEFDLVWIEEPLDAYDVEGHAELTRALTTAVASGEMLTSVGEHYELIRAGAVDVLQPDAPRVGGITQFLKLAALADHHHLQLAPHFAMEIHVHLAAAYPREPWVEHFDWLHPLFEERLETRDGRMHLSDRPGLGITLTDQARAWTVETAEVGTPR from the coding sequence ATGTCCGCCGTTTCCGACCGGATCAGGTCGATCACGCTGTCGTCGGTGGCCCTGCCGCTGCCGACCGGTATCAGCGACGCGAAGGTGTCCACCGGCAGGCAGCGGCCGATGACCGAGGTCGCGCTGCTGTTCGCCGAGATCCGCACGGAGGGCGGGCTGGAGGGCGTCGGGTTCTCCTACAGCAAGCGCGCGGGCGGACCGGCGCAGTTCGCGCACGCGCGTGAGGTCGCGCCCGACCTGATCGGCGAGGACCCCAACGACATCGGCCGGCTGTGGACCAAGCTGGTCTGGGCGGGCGCGTCGGTCGGGCGCAGCGGCGCGGCCACGCAGGCGCTGGCCGCGTTCGACGTCGCGCTGTGGGACGTCAAGGCCAAGCGGGCGGACCTGCCGCTGGCCAAGCTGCTCGGCGCGCACCGCGACTCGGTGCGCTGCTACGACACCTCCGGCGGGTTCCTGCACGAGACCGTCGGGCGGATCAAGGACAACGCCACCCGCGCGCTGGAGTCCGGCGTCGGCGGCATCAAGATCAAGGTCGGGCTGCCGGACCGGGCACAAGACCTGCGCCGGGTCGCGGCCGTGCGCGAGCACCTCGGCGACGGCGTGCCGCTGATGGTCGACGCCAACCAGCAGTGGGACCGGCCCACCGCGATGCGGGTCGGCCGGGCGCTGGAGGAGTTCGACCTGGTGTGGATCGAGGAGCCGCTGGACGCCTACGACGTCGAGGGTCACGCCGAGCTGACCCGGGCGCTGACCACCGCGGTCGCCTCGGGCGAGATGCTGACCAGCGTCGGCGAGCACTACGAGCTGATCCGCGCCGGCGCCGTGGACGTCCTGCAACCGGACGCGCCGCGCGTCGGCGGCATCACCCAGTTCCTCAAGCTCGCCGCGCTCGCCGACCACCACCACCTCCAGCTCGCGCCCCACTTCGCCATGGAGATCCACGTCCACCTCGCCGCCGCCTACCCGCGCGAGCCGTGGGTCGAGCACTTCGACTGGCTGCACCCGCTGTTCGAGGAGCGGCTGGAGACCCGCGACGGCCGGATGCACCTGTCCGACCGACCCGGCCTCGGCATCACGCTCACCGACCAGGCCCGCGCCTGGACCGTCGAGACCGCGGAGGTCGGCACACCCCGGTGA